One Panicum virgatum strain AP13 chromosome 9K, P.virgatum_v5, whole genome shotgun sequence genomic region harbors:
- the LOC120650009 gene encoding DNA-directed RNA polymerase I subunit RPA12-like, whose amino-acid sequence MASWQWQARDFLFCGVCGTLLTFDSVRSASCPLCGFKRKAKEIEGKETRYIVTAEDIRRELKIDPFEEVLVQRPVITKSCPECNHSKAEYYSRQMRSADEGETTFYECTECRHKFTD is encoded by the exons ATGGCGTCGTGGCAGTGGCAGGCTCGTGATTTCCTCTTCTGCGGCGTGTGCGGCACCCTCCTCACCTTCGACTCCGTCCGCTCAGCGTCGTGCCCTCTCTGCGGCTTCAAGCGCAAGGCCAAAG AGATTGAAGGGAAGGAAACACGGTACATCGTCACCGCCGAG GATATTCGAAGGGAGCTAAAGATCGATCCGTTCGAGGAGGTGTTGGTACAAAGACCTGTG ATAACAAAATCCTGTCCGGAGTGCAACCATTCAAAAGCTGAATACTACTCTAGACAG ATGCGTTCAGCAGACGAGGGAGAGACGACATTCTACGAGTGCACTGAGTGCCGGCACAAATTCACGGATTAA
- the LOC120650008 gene encoding HMG-Y-related protein A-like encodes MATPTPSGGGGGRASDLVPPSYPEMIVAAIAALAEENGSSQAAIARRIEAEARGDLPASHPALVAAHLTRMSAAGELVAVAGGKYALPPPPPPAPPAPESPADGGVVVDDDCADEEEEEEEEEEEAPEPLPQPPAKRGRGRPPKVRPPGYPATGSGSAGPVGAPGAAAAPPAAPRRRGRPPKPRDPHAPPKIARPRGRPRKNPLPEGMAPRPRPRPGAPTTAKAARPQFAEVGFV; translated from the exons ATGGCCACTCCCACTcctagtggcggcggcggagggcgagcctCCGACCTCGTGCCCCCCTCCTACCCCGAG ATGATCGTCGCGGCGATCGCCGCGCTAGCGGAGGAGAACGGCTCCAGCCAGGCCGCCATCGCGCGCCGCATCGAGGCGGAGGCCCGCGGCGACCTGCCGGCCTCGCACCCGGCGCTCGTCGCCGCGCACCTCACCCGCATGTCCGCCGCCGGGGagctcgtcgccgtcgcggggGGGAAGTACGCgctgcccccgcccccgccgccggctccgccggcgccggagtcgCCAGCTGACGGCGGCGTCGTCGTTGACGACGACTgcgccgacgaggaggaggaggaggaggaggaggaggaggaggcgccggagccTCTGCCGCAGCCGCCCGCTAAGCGCGGGCGCGGAAGGCCCCCGAAGGTGCGCCCCCCGGGCTACCCCGCCACCGGGTCGGGATCTGCCGGCCCCGTCGGCGCGCCCGGAGCTGCCGCCGCaccacccgccgcgccgcgccggcgcggccgcccgCCCAAGCCGCGGGACCCGCACGCGCCGCCCAAGATCgcgcgcccgcgcggccgcccgcGCAAGAACCCGCTCCCGGAGGGGatggcgccgcggccgcgcccgcgccccggcGCGCCAACGACGGCCAAGGCGGCGCGCCCGCAGTTCGCCGAGGTCGGCTTCGTGTGA
- the LOC120650010 gene encoding coatomer subunit alpha-3, with the protein MLTKFETKSNRVKGLSFHPRRPWILASLHSGVIQMWDYRMGTLLDRFDEHDGPVRGVHFHATQPLFVSGGDDYKIKVWNYKTHRCLFTLHGHLDYIRTVQFHHEYPWIVSASDDQTIRIWNWQSRTCVAVLTGHNHYVMCASFHPKEDLVVSASLDQTVRVWDIGALRKKTVSPADDILRLTQMNTDLFGGVDAVVKYVLEGHDRGVNWASFHPTLPLIVSGADDRQVKLWRMNDTKAWEVDTLRGHMNNVSCVMFHAKQDIIVSNSEDKSIRIWDATKRTGIQTFRREHDRFWILAAHPEMNLLAAGHDSGMIVFKLERERPAFCVSGDTVFYVKDRFLRFFEYSTQKEVQVAPIRRPGSVSLNQSPRSLSYSPTENAVLICSDADGGSYELYIVPKDSAGRSDYLQEAKKGAGGSAVFVARNRFAVLEKSSNQVLVKNLKNEIVKKSPLPIATDAIYYAGTGNLLCKAEDRVAIFDLQQRLVLGELQTPAVKYVAWSTDMESVALLSKHAVVIASKKLVHRCTLHETIRVKSGAWDENGVFIYTTLNHMKYCLPNGDSGIIKTLDVPIYITRVVGNNIFCLDRDGKNKLIAVDASEYIFKLALLRKRYDHVMSMIKNSQLCGQAVISYLQQKGFPEVALHFVKDEKTRFNLALESGNIQIAVASAKEIDDKDHWYRLGIEALRQGNVGIVEYAYQRTKNFERLAFLYLITGYLDKVGFMCKIAGQNNNLMGQFHNALYLGDAKKRVEILENAGQLPLAYVTAVTHGLTEIAERISAELGENVPSLPEGKSHSLLIPPAPLTACGDWPLLRVMRGIFEGGLDATGRAELEEDDEAAGADWGDEDLDIIDASEVVANGADGFVDAEENEPNEEDGEEGGWDLEDLELPPETETPKAAGNARSAVFVAPTPGIPVSQIWTQRSSLAGEHAASGNFDTAMRLLNRQLGIKNFAPLKPLFLDLHMGSHTYLRALAAAPVISVAVEKGWNESASPNVRGPPALVFSFSQLEDRLKAAYKATTEGRFPEALRQFLSILHTIPVIVVDSRREVDEVKELIEIVREYVLGLKMELKRKELRDDVTRQQELAAYFTNCKLQRVHMRLVLASAMALCFKQRNYATAAHFARMLLENSPQEAQAKKARQVLQACQDKNDSHELNYDFRNPFVVCGATYVPIYRGQKDVSCPYCGSRFVPSIEGQLCTICELATVGADASGLLCSPTQLR; encoded by the exons ATGCTGACCAAGTTCGAGACGAAGAGCAACCGGGTGAAGGGCCTGAGCTTCCacccgcggcggccatggatcCTGGCGAGCCTCCACAGTGGGGTGATCCAGATGTGGGACTACCGCATGGGCACCCTCCTTGACCGCTTCGACGAGCACGACGGGCCTGTCCGCGGCGTCCACTTCCACGCCACCCAGCCGCTCTTCGTCTCCGGAG GTGATGATTATAAGATTAAAGTCTGGAATTACAAGACACACCGCTGTCTCTTCACACTTCATGGGCACCTTGACTATATTCGCACCGTGCAATTCCATCATGAGTACCCATGGATCGTAAGTGCTAGTGATGATCAGACAATACGGATCTGGAACTGGCAGTCACGCACCTGTGTGGCTGTGCTGACTGGGCATAACCACTATGTAATGTGTGCATCTTTCCATCCCAAAGAGGACCTGGTTGTATCAGCATCACTTGATCAGACTGTTCGCGTCTGGGATATTGGAGCTCTGAGGAAGAAGACAGTATCACCTGCAGATGACATCCTCCGTCTCACCCAGATGAACACAGACCTATTTGGCGGTGTTGATGCTGTTGTGAAATATGTCTTGGAAGGCCATGACCGTGGAGTCAATTGGGCCTCGTTTCATCCCACTTTGCCACTCATTGTTTCTGGGGCAGATGACCGGCAGGTGAAGCTATGGAGAATGAATG ACACCAAGGCTTGGGAAGTTGATACTTTGAGGGGCCACATGAATAATGTGTCTTGCGTGatgttccatgcaaagcaagaCATCATTGTGTCTAACTCAGAAGATAAAAGCATTCGCATTTGGGATGCCACAAAGAGAACTGGTATTCAAACATTTAGGCGGGAACATGACCGTTTCTGGATTCTTGCTGCTCACCCTGAAATGAATCTTCTTGCTGCTGGTCATGACAGTGGCATGATTGTGTTCAAACTAGAGAGGGAACGCCCAGCCTTCTGTGTAAGTGGTGATACTGTTTTCTACGTGAAGGACCGATTTCTCCGGTTCTTTGAATACTCTACCCAGAAAGAAGTTCAAGTGGCTCCCATAAGAAGGCCTGGATCAGTTAGCTTGAACCAGTCACCAAGGTCTTTATCATACAGCCCAACTGAAAATGCTGTCTTGATCTGTTCTGATGCTGATGGAGGCTCATATGAACTCTACATTGTTCCTAAGGATTCAGCTGGCAGGTCTGATTATTTGCAAGAGGCAAAGAAGGGAGCTGGTGGTTCTGCAGTTTTTGTGGCGCGCAACAGGTTCGCAGTCCTTGAGAAGAGTAGCAATCAAGTTTTGGTCAAGAATCTTAAGAATGAAATTGTGAAGAAAAGTCCCCTTCCAATTGCGACTGATGCAATATACTATGCTGGGACTGGCAACTTGCTGTGCAAAGCAGAAGATCGGGTGGCCATCTTTGATCTTCAGCAAAGactggttcttggtgagctccaGACCCCTGCTGTTAAATATGTTGCTTGGTCCACCGATATGGAATCTGTAGCACTGTTGAGCAAGCATGCAGTGGTTATAGCTAGCAAGAAGCTTGTCCATCGTTGCACATTGCATGAAACTATCCGTGTGAAAAGTGGTGCCTGGGATGAGAATGGCGTGTTCATTTACACTACATTGAACCATATGAAGTACTGTCTTCCCAATGGAGATAGTGGGATCATAAAAACCCTTGATGTTCCTATTTACATAACAAGGGTTGTTGGGAACAATATTTTCTGCCTAGATCGTGATGGAAAGAACAAGTTGATTGCAGTTGATGCATCTGAATACATTTTCAAGCTCGCACTTCTCCGAAAACGCTATGATCATGTTATGAGTATGATTAAGAACTCCCAGTTGTGTGGACAGGCTGTTATTTCTTATTTACAGCAGAAAGGTTTTCCAGAAGTTGCTCTGCACTTTGTGAAGGATGAGAAGACCAGATTTAACCTAGCTCTTGAGAGTGGTAACATTCAAATTGCAGTCGCTTCTGCAAAGGAGATTGATGACAAGGATCACTGGTACAGGTTGGGGATTGAGGCCCTGAGGCAAGGAAATGTTGGCATTGTGGAATATGCATACCAACGAACAAAGAATTTTGAGAGGCTTGCTTTTCTGTATCTTATTACTGGTTATTTGGACAAGGTGGGCTTCATGTGCAAAATTGCTGGACAGAATAATAATTTGATGGGACAGTTCCACAATGCACTATATCTTGGGGATGCTAAGAAGAGAGTTGAGATCTTGGAGAATGCTGGGCAGCTACCGCTTGCTTATGTTACTGCAGTCACTCACGGGCTCACTGAAATTGCTGAGAGGATCTCTGCTGAATTGGGGGAAAATGTTCCTTCACTGCCTGAAGGAAAATCTCACTCACTGCTGATTCCCCCTGCACCGCTTACAGCCTGTGGTGATTGGCCATTGCTGCGTGTGATGCGTGGAATTTTTGAAGGTGGACTGGATGCAACTGGAAGGGCAGAGCTTGAGGAAGATGATGAAGCTGCTGGTGCTGACTGGGGTGATGAAGATTTGGATATTATTGATGCAAGTGAGGTGGTGGCAAATGGTGCTGATGGTTTTGTTGATGCGGAGGAGAATGAACCAAATGAGGAGGATGGTGAGGAAGGCGGCTGGGACCTGGAAGATCTGGAACTTCCACCTGAAACAGAGACTCCAAAAGCTGCTGGCAATGCTCGCTCTGCTGTATTTGTTGCTCCTACACCAGGCATCCCTGTCAGCCAGATTTGGACTCAGAGATCTTCTCTGGCTGGGGAGCATGCAGCTTCAGGGAACTTTGACACAGCAATGCGTTTACTTAACCGCCAGTTGGGTATCAAGAATTTCGCTCCCCTGAAGCCCTTGTTTCTTGATCTGCACATGGGCAGTCACACATATCTGCGTGCACTTGCTGCTGCTCCGGTAATATCAGTTGCTGTTGAGAAAGGATGGAATGAGTCTGCTAGCCCTAATGTGAGGGGCCCTCCTGCACTTGTTTTCAGCTTCTCACAATTGGAAGACAGACTCAAGGCTGCCTACAAAGCCACAACAGAGGGCAGGTTCCCGGAAGCACTGAGGCAGTTCCTAAGCATCTTACATACCATTCCTGTTATTGTGGTGGACTCACGGAGAGAAGTTGATGAAGTGAAGGAATTAATTGAGATAGTGAGAGAGTACGTTCTTGGTCTGAAAATGGAGCTCAAGAGAAAGGAATTGAGGGATGATGTTACCCGTCAACAGGAGTTGGCTGCTTACTTCACTAATTGCAAGCTTCAAAGAGTTCATATGAGGCTTGTGCTTGCAAGCGCTATGGCTCTTTGTTTCAAGCAGAGAAACTATGCTACTGCAGCACACTTTGCAAGGATGCTTCTTGAGAACAGCCCCCAAGAGGCTCAAGCAAAGAAGGCTCGGCAGGTGCTGCAAGCTTGCCAGGACAAGAATGATTCTCACGAACTGAACTACGACTTTAGAAATCCATTCGTTGTCTGCGGTGCTACATATGTTCCTATCTACCGTGGCCAAAAGGATGTTTCCTGCCCATATTGCGGATCCCGGTTTGTACCTTCCATCGAGGGGCAGCTTTGTACCATATGTGAGCTTGCCACAGTTGGAGCAGATGCTTCAGGCCTCCTCTGCTCCCCTACACAATTGAGATAA
- the LOC120650011 gene encoding serine/threonine-protein kinase GRIK1-like, with amino-acid sequence MADLTDIGCCSCFSFLRKPSASVPQPRDADGTFSEELLKRQSAEDPYESFYTGDDPDLTLYNGDNLDGSFSHGDDPDRCLYDEGGNDYPDGSDDGPPRKSSEDIIQSRAQNGFACREIPVKETNKVFRSEDENGNKMVNQYVHLGKIGSGSYGKVVLYRNVEDGKLYAVKVLNKPYMMKVRVVRSETAMTDVLREVSIMKMLNHPNIVNLVEVINDPNIDKFYMVLEYVEGKMVCDNGLEEATTRSYLRDIIYGLMYLHSHNVIHGDIKPDNLLVTSSGNVKIGDFSVSQVFEDDDDMLWRSPGTPVFTAPECCQGSAYHGRASDTWAVGVTLYCMISGHYPFLGDTLQETYDKIANDPVQIPGDMNPQLADLIQRLLCKDPGDRITLQAVAEHPWVVGDMGPIPEYICRCGFGRRERNDFRE; translated from the exons ATGGCGGACCTAACCGACATAGGCTGCTGTAGTTGCTTTAGCTTTTTAAGGAAGCCCAGCGCGTCTGTTCCTCAACCTCGGGATGCTGATGGCACATTTTCTGAAGAATTGCTGAAACGTCAATCCGCTGAAGATCCATATGAAAGCTTCTATACTGGAGATGATCCTGATCTAACCTTATACAATGGGGATAATCTTGATGGAAGCTTCTCCCATGGAGATGATCCTGATAGATGCTTGTACGATGAAGGCGGTAATGACTATCCTGATGGAAGTGATGATGGACCTCCAAGGAAGAGTTCTGAAGATATCATACAGTCAAGAGCTCAAAATGGCTTTGCATGTAGAGAGATCCCAGTTAAAGAGACAAATAAAGTATTTCGTTCAGAG GATGAAAATGGTAATAAGATGGTTAATCAATATGTTCACTTGGGAAAGATTGGTTCCGGAAGCTATGGCAAAGTG GTTCTATACAGAAACGTGGAAGATGGGAAACTATATGCAGTGAAG GTTTTGAATAAGCCTTACATGATGAAAGTACGTGTTGTACGATCAGAAACTGCAATGACAGATGTTCTTCGGGAG GTATCCATAATGAAAATGTTGAATCACCCCAATATTGTAAATCTTGTTGAAGTGATCAATGATCCAAACATAGATAAATTCTACATGG TTCTTGAGTATGTTGAAGGGAAAATGGTTTGTGATAATGGTTTAGAAGAAGCTACCACAAGAAGTTATTTGCGAGACATAATATATGGTCTTATGTATCTTCATTCTCAT AACGTTATTCACGGCGATATCAAACCAGACAATCTCTTGGTTACAAGTTCTGGCAATGTGAAGATAGGAGATTTCAGTGTTAGCCAGGTTTTTGAG GATGATGATGATATGCTTTGGAGATCTCCCGGTACACCTGTTTTCACCGCTCCGGAGTGCTGTCAAG GTTCAGCCTACCATGGCAGGGCATCCGATACATGGGCAGTCGGCGTAACTTTATATTGCATGATTTCTGGGCACTATCCTTTTCTTGGAGATACATTGCAGGAAACTTATGATAAG ATTGCCAATGATCCTGTGCAAATACCTGGTGACATGAATCCCCAACTTGCTGATTTGATCCAAAGGCTTCTCTGCAAAG ATCCCGGGGATCGTATCACCTTGCAGGCTGTGGCGGAGCATCCTTGGGTTGTTGGGGACATGGGCCCAATTCCTGAATACATCTGCAGGTGTGGCTTTGGCCGCAGAGAGAGGAATGATTTTCGGGAATAA